The following proteins are encoded in a genomic region of Ostrea edulis unplaced genomic scaffold, xbOstEdul1.1 scaffold_67, whole genome shotgun sequence:
- the LOC125667466 gene encoding uncharacterized protein LOC125667466: MSAPIQEELRDLVSTERDKEYVRIVQRITCSEQYRGRISQQDITRAIQYLNNLPGGIERHREGIKLFGAVQHILLMRDKGRQNVNGMPVEYSMEELQQILVEGIGYPVEDVRRIVEECVYKRGFHPSPEEFEEVHSTMKVKMENEISAKDTQLQENAEEIQRKDIQLEEKIQIIQDKDRMLGEQEREKNRLLGEQEREKNRLLGEQEREKNRLLEKKERDMRFEMFKIMLAFVFVHCIVLFSLLRIGLL, encoded by the exons ATGTCGGCACCCATTCAAGAAGAACTGAGGGATCTTGTCAGTACTGAGAGGGACAAGGAATATGTGAGGATTGTTCAGAGGATTACCTGCAGTGAGCAGTATCGTGGCAGAATATCTCAACAAGATATAACTAGAGCCATTCAGTATCTTAACAATCTCCCAGGAG GCATTGAAAGACACAGGGAAGGAATCAAACTATTTGGGGCTGTTCAGCACATTCTGCTGATGAGAGACAAAGGTCGCCAGAATGTGAATGGCATGCCTGTTGAATATTCAATGGAGGAGCTTCAACAAATCTTGGTGGAGGGAATTGGATATCCAGTGGAGGATGTGAGAAGAATAGTAGAAGAGTGTGTTTATAAAAGAG GTTTTCATCCTTCACCAGAAGAATTTGAAGAAGTGCACAGTACCATGAAAG TGAAAATGGAAAATGAAATTAGTGCCAAAGATACACAGCTACAAGAGAATGCTGAAGAAATACAACGAAAAGACATCCAGCTCGAAGAAAAAATCCAGATTATTCAGGATAAGGACAGAATGTTAGGGgaacaagagagagagaaaaataggTTGTTAGGGgaacaagagagagagaaaaataggTTGTTAGGGgaacaagagagagagaaaaataggTTGTTAGAGAAAAAGGAGAGAGACATGagatttgaaatgtttaaaataatgCTTGCATTTGTATTTGtacattgtattgtattgttcaGTCTATTAAGAATCGGGTTGTTATAA